In the Chryseobacterium sp. MYb264 genome, one interval contains:
- a CDS encoding GTP cyclohydrolase, translating to MSTVSIIEVKTPNDLKQFIQFPMDLYKNSPYYVPSFIKDEFKIWDAKENPALNYSQSKQFIAKKDNKVVGRIAVIINHKEEKELGIKKVRFGWIDFIDDTEVSKALIQKAIDYAKENNIDKIEGPMGFTNLDKAGMLTMGFDKLATMIGIYNHEYYPKHLEDLGLTKEKEWVEFEMNFPKVLPEKVEKFSGLIAQKYKLKVLHFKSKEEILPFVEPMFKLLDETYRHLSTYTPISEEQIKTYKEKYFPFIDKNYVICVVDENNELVSFAITMPSYSKALQKSKGKLFPFGWWHFLQASKKNDRANFYLIGIHPEYQRRGVTAIIFKEIFVRFTSMGIQFAETNPELEENKSVQVLWQDYNPVNHKRRRTYSLNIGNE from the coding sequence ATGTCTACAGTCTCTATTATTGAAGTAAAAACGCCTAATGACCTGAAGCAGTTTATACAATTCCCGATGGATCTTTACAAAAATAGCCCTTATTATGTTCCTTCTTTTATAAAGGATGAATTTAAAATCTGGGATGCGAAGGAAAACCCTGCTTTAAACTATTCTCAGTCTAAACAATTCATTGCCAAGAAGGACAATAAAGTGGTTGGAAGAATAGCGGTGATCATCAATCATAAAGAGGAAAAAGAACTGGGCATAAAAAAAGTACGCTTCGGCTGGATCGATTTTATTGATGATACAGAGGTTTCAAAGGCATTAATTCAGAAAGCAATCGATTATGCTAAAGAAAACAACATCGACAAGATTGAAGGACCAATGGGTTTTACCAACCTCGATAAAGCAGGAATGCTAACGATGGGTTTTGATAAACTGGCAACGATGATCGGTATTTACAATCATGAATACTATCCGAAACACCTTGAAGATCTTGGTTTAACAAAAGAAAAAGAATGGGTGGAATTTGAAATGAATTTCCCTAAAGTTTTACCTGAAAAAGTAGAAAAATTCAGTGGACTGATTGCTCAAAAATACAAGCTTAAAGTTCTTCATTTTAAATCGAAAGAAGAAATTCTCCCTTTTGTGGAGCCTATGTTTAAATTGCTGGATGAAACATACAGGCATCTATCGACCTACACCCCAATTTCTGAGGAGCAGATAAAGACCTATAAAGAAAAATATTTCCCTTTTATCGACAAAAACTATGTAATCTGTGTGGTGGACGAGAATAATGAGCTGGTTTCTTTCGCGATTACCATGCCTTCTTACTCTAAGGCGTTGCAAAAATCAAAAGGAAAGCTATTCCCGTTTGGTTGGTGGCATTTTTTACAGGCAAGCAAGAAAAACGACCGGGCCAACTTCTACCTTATCGGAATTCACCCGGAATATCAGAGACGTGGTGTAACGGCTATTATTTTCAAAGAAATTTTTGTAAGATTTACAAGTATGGGGATCCAGTTTGCGGAAACGAATCCTGAACTGGAAGAAAACAAAAGCGTTCAGGTTTTATGGCAGGATTATAATCCGGTGAATCACAAAAGAAGAAGAACCTATTCTTTAAATATAGGTAATGAATAA